The window AAGCGAAGAAATTATAGAAAAAATTCTCTTTAAGCTGTCGGGCGGAAAAAAGGAGAAAAAAGTTTTGCGCTGTGCGGTTTTAAAGGACGTGCGCATTTTTGCCAACACCATCAAAAAAGCGGTAAGCGTTATGCGCGAATCGGGCATAGACGCGGTGTCGGAACAGAACGAATGTGACGGATTTTACGAATATATTATAAAAATTCCCAAAAAAGTGAGTTTTTAATTGACATTTTAAACAGATAGTGATAAAATCAATATATTGCAGAGCAGACGTTAAGCGTTGGCATACACGCTGTGCCTAAAGTGTTAAAGAATGGGAGTAGAGTCTTTAAACGAAAAGAATTTTCTTGCGATTTAACGTTCCATCCACTGTATGTATTGATTTTTATATATACTCTGTATGCTCCTGCTCAAAAGAAAGGGAGTTTTTTTAATGCAAAAAAATGTTACGCGAAAAATAGTGTTTACCGCGCTTATTATTGCGGTTACGGCAGCCCTAAAGTGCACGGCAAGCATAATGCTTCCGTTTGCCGGCGCAGGCGGAATGAGAATTTCGCTTTCGGTTTTCTTTTCAAAACTGCCTGCGCTTATGTTCGGTCCCGTCATCGGCGCGATGTCATCTGTTTTAAACGACGTTATACCGGCGTTTATAAAGCCCGAGGGTGCATACATACCGCTTTTGACAGTAACTGCCGCGCTCGGCGGACTTATGTGCGGATTTTTATGGAAAAAGGCAGACAAAATCAATGCGGAAAAATTTAAAAAAATATTTTTGTCCGCGGTTGTTGTTCTCGGAATTTTGGGTATAATAAACTGCGTGTTTGTAACGTTTTTTAAAGATAACGCATACAGTGTAATTATAAAGTCTATGGGCGAAAAAAGGTACTGGTTTGTAACGCGGGGACTTTTGGCGGTATCGCTTGCAGGTGCGGCGATATTTGCGTTTGACGGACTTGTTCTCCGCAAAAATCCCGATTTTGACGAAAAATTTATAAAGCTTCTTTTGGTGCTTCTAATATCAAATTTAACCGTTACCACGCTCAATACATTTGTTTTGCGAATGTTTATACCTCCGCTTAAAAATCTTGCGTTTTTCATTTTTTATATTCCGCGTGTTACCGAGGAGATAATTGCGACGGTTATTCAGGCATATGCAAGCGCATATTTTCTGCGCCTTATATCAAAAATGCCGTTCGCAAAAGAGATTGTTTAATTTTTAAAATGGGATTAAAATTTGAAAAAATGTTAAAAATACTATTGAAAATGAGTTTTCAATATGCTATACTAATACTGCGCAAGATGATAACATCTTCGGCAAGCTGGAATATAAGCTAAAAACACCCTGCTTAGTGCGTGAATAACGGATTATATTTTAACCAACACATCTAAAAAGGAATTCTGACTCTTCTTGCGGCTGTAAACCACGCCCGCGCGGAAAAAGGCAACTTTTTACCGCGTGCGCCAAGCGAGGGAACAATAAACAAGAAGGCAGTTGTCCACCTGTTTAATTACAGGTTAGAAATGTATCCTGCGGTCTTTTGACCACTTTACGGCTCGGTGGGGTAATTTTTAAAAATTACAGCCAGACCTTTTGGGTATGGCTGTTTTGTTTGGAATTTTAATATTTTATCTTTTGAATATTTTTACCTTTCACTCCTAATATTAGTATGGGGTGATGAAATTTGAAAAAATATTTAAAGTTTGCCGTTATAGGCATAACGGCGGGGCTTTGCAACGGACTTTTCGGTTCGGGCGGCGGAACGGTTGCCGTGCCGTGTATGGAAAAATTTCTCGGCATCAAAAAAACCAAAGCGCACGCAAGCGCCATTGCAATAATTCTTCCGCTTACGGTTATAAGCATATTTTTCTACACAAAAAGGGGATTTTTCAATTTTCCGCTTGTGTGGCAAACATCGCTCGGCGGTGTGTTCGGCGGTTTAATCGGTGCGTGGGTGCTTAAAAAAATTAAACCGTACATTCTCGCACGCATATTCGGTGTATTCCTTATAATTGCGGCGGTGAGGATGGTGTTTTAAATGCTTGTATCGGTTATTGCGGGGCTTTTGTCGGGCGTTATAAGCGGTATGGGAATAGGCGGAGGAGCGGTGCTTATACCTGCGCTGACCTTCTTTTTGAAAATTGAACAGCACACTGCGCAGTGCACGAATTTGTATTATTTTATACCAACTGCCATAGCGGCGCTGGTTATTCATATAAAAAACAAAAACATAGAATTCAAAACCGCCGTGCCGATAACGGTTTTCGGCATAATCGGCGCAGTTTTGGGTTCATTTATTGCGGTTAATATGCCGACAAAGCTTTTAAGGCGCATATTTGCGGTCTTTCTGTTTTTGATGGGCATAAGCCAGATTATGACGAAAAAAAGCGATAGCTAAAAACATTTTAAGGGGCGATTTATTGTGACGCAAAATTCTGTTAAAAATCCTAAATTTGAACTTTTTAAAAATGAGGTACTCGGCAAGAATGTCGGCGTTTTGGGTGTCGGTGTGAGCAATCTTCCGCTTATTGAATTTTTAAACGGTCTCGGCGCGTATGTCACGGCGTTTGACAGGCGCACTGCGGATAAATTTGACGACGGTACCCTTGAAATTCTCAAGAAAAACACTAAAGGTATGGTGCTGGGCGAGGACTATCTCGACCGTCTTGACGGTATGGAAATAATTATAAAAACACCCGGTATACACCCGAACACTCCCCAGCTTGTGCGCGCGGCGGAAAACAATGTCATTGTGACGAGCGAAATGGAGATTTTTGTGAGTATTTGCCCGTGCAAAACAATCGGCGTGACGGGAAGCGACGGCAAAACGACAACCACCACGCTTATTTATGAAATGCTCAAAACAGAGGGGTATAACTGCTACGTCGGCGGAAATATCGGCAGACCGCTTTTAGCCGACGTTGAGCTTATCACGCCTGACGATATTGTTATTTTGGAGCTTTCAAGCTTTCAGCTTCAGAGTATGGTGCACAGTCCCAACATCGCGGTTGTGACAAACATTGCACCCAATCACCTTGATTATCACAAGGATATGAACGAGTATATCAATGCGAAAAAGAATATTTTTACGCATCAGAGTATGGACGACAAGCTTATTGTAAATATGGAAAACGAAATCACCGACGCATTTGAAAACGAGGCGTCGGGCGAGGTTGTGAAATTTTCTCTCCGCGAGCGTCCCAAGCACGGCGCATATGTTTACAGAAGCAAAATATATTTTGACGACGAGCCGATTTTGCGCAAGGCGGACATTAAGCTCCCCGGTGAGCACAATGTTGACAACTACCTTGCGGCAATATGTGCGGTTCAGGGATTGGTAAAAAAAGAAACAGTTTCAAAAGTTGCGCGCACCTTCGGCGGTGTTCCGCACAGACTGGAGCTTATACGCGAGTTTAACGGAGTTAAATTCTACAATGACTCCATTGCAAGCTCGCCCACGCGCACCGCGGCAGGACTTCGCGCGTTTAAGAATAAGGTTATACTTATCGCCGGCGGTTACGACAAAAAAATTCCGTTCGACGGTTTCGGCGAGATTGTTGTTGAAAAAACAAAAGCGGTTGTTTTGGTGGGCGCTACAGCAGAAAAAATCCGCACCGAGATAGAAAAGACCTGCGAAAAGCACGGAACGGGCGAACCGATTATCACGTGTTATACGCTTGAAGAAGCGGTTAAATCGGCATATTCGCTTGCAGATGACGGCGACGCTGTGCTTTTGTCGCCCGCGTGCGCAAGCTTCGATATGTTCAAAAATTTTGAAGAGCGCGGAAACGCATTCAAAGAAATTGTGGCGCTTTTGGGCAAAGAGGAATTATAGGAAAAATTGCGCCGCCGATTTGACGGCGGAACGGAGAATTTTATGATTGAACAGAACATAGAAAAACTTACAAGCCTTTGCGGTGTGTCGGGAAACGAGCAAAACGTTGCCGAGGCGGTCAAAGGTATGTTTGAAAAATACTGCGATACTGTTTATACCGACGCGCTCGGAAGCGTTATCGGCTTAAAAAAAGGTCACGGTGACGGAAAAGTTATGATAGAGGTGCATATTGACGAAATCGGGCTTATGGTTACAAAAATCACCGATGAAGGATTTTTGAAGTTTACCAATATCGGCGGTATCGACACGCGCATTTTGCCCGGAAATGAAGTTACCGTTCACGGCAAAAAAGACCTTTTCGGCGTTGTGGGCGCTATTGCACCGCACCTTCTTTCGGCAAAGGAATTATCAAGCGTGATACCGAAAGAAAAGCTTTTTATCGACATCGGTATGTCAAAGTCCGAGGCGGAAAAGGTTGTAAGCGTCGGCGATACCGTGACGTTTAATGCCGAATTTACAATGCTCGGCAAAAGACATATTGCGTCAAAATCGCAGGACGACAGAACAAGCGTCAGCGTGCTTTTGGAGGTTTTAAGTCAGCTTGACGAAACAAAACTTCCGTTTGATTTGTATGTTGTCGGCGCGGTTCAAGAGGAGGTAGGACTCCGCGGAAGTACGACGGTCACATACGGAATTGACCCCGATTTTGCCGTTGCGACAGACGTTTGCCACGGCGACACTCCCGATGCGTCGGAAAACACATTTCCGCTCGGTGACGGCACGGTTTTTGAGGTCGGACCGAACATTTCAAAAAAACTTGCAAAAAATATAATAAAGTCTATGGACGAAAACAAAATTAAATACAATATTGAGGCGTGCGGGGGCAACACCGGTACCGACGCGTGGGCAATGCAGATTTGCAAAAACGGCGTTCCGACAGCGCTTTTTTCAATTCCGCTGCGGTATATGCACACTCCGTACGAAACGGTGTGCGTTGATGATGTAAAAGAAACCGCAAACGCGATTGCACAATTTTTAAAAGGTTTGAAAAAGGCAGGTGACGCTTTATGCTGAAAACGCTTACCGAGATAAACGCGGTGTCGGGCGATGAGGATTTGCTCGCCGAATTTATCGTTAAAAATATAAAGCCGTATGCAACCGATATTAAAATTGACACAATGGGCAATGTCATTGCTTTCAAAAAGGGCAGAAAAGGCGGAAAACTCACTCATATGCTTGCGGCGCATATGGATGAGGTGGGATTTATTATCACCAAAATCACCGAAAACGGATTTTTGAAATTTGAAGAGGTCGGCGGTATAAGCGACCAAATTCTGCTTACACAGCGTGTGGAAATCGGCGAAAATAAGGTTAAAGGCATTTTGGGCGTCAAAGCGGTGCATTTGCAGAGCAAAGACGAGCGCGAAAGCCTTATTAAAAAGAAAAATATGTATATTGATATTGGCGCGAAAGATAAAGCTGATGCGGAAAAACGCGTGAAAATCGGCGATTACGCAACGTTTTGTTCAAAATATACCGAGTTCGGAACCGACAAAATCAAAGCAAAAGCTCTGGACGACAGAGTAGGGGTTTACACCCTTTTGGAGCTTATAAAAGACGAATACGACGAGGATATTTATTTTTGCTTTACCGTTCAGGAGGAAGTGGGACTTCGCGGTGCGAAAATTGTTTCGCACAGGCTCAATGCCGATACCTGCCTTGTGCTTGAGGGTACAAACGCGGCGGACGTTGACGGTGTTCCGAAGCATAAACAGGTTACCGTGCTCGGTGACGGCCCTGCGCTTTCGATTATGGACAGGGCGTCGATTTCAAACAAAAAATACAACGAATTTATAGAAATTACCGCGAAAAACGAGGGACTGAAATATCAGTATAAAAAAACTGTGATGGGTGGAAACGATGCCGGCAGTGTATCGACTGCGTCGGACGGCTGTGCAACGGCGGTTATTTCGCTCCCGACAAGATATATTCATTCACCGATAAGCGTCGCGAAAAAAAGCGATATTGCCGATATGGTAAAGCTTGCGCGCGGTGTGCTTAAAAATCTTCACAAATTTGATTTGGATATGAAAGTGAGGTTTTAAATCATTATGGAACTTCTGAAAAAACTCTGCGAGGCATATGCGCCGTCGGGTGACGAGAGCGGAATCTGCAATATTATCGCGGACGAAATAAAAGGATATGCGGACGAGATTTATACTGATGTTATGGGAAATCTTATCGCGCACAAAAAGGGAAACGAAAAAAAAGTTATGTATATTGCCCACGTTGATGAAATCGGCATTACAGCGACGCACATTGACGATAACGGTTTTATACGTTTTGGTTTTATCGGCGGTGCAGACAAGTATTTTATGCTTTACCGCAGGGTTGTGTTTAAAAACGGCACTGCCGGCGTTGTTGCACACGAAGAAAGTGTTAAGGATATAAAGGATATTGAGGACTCGAATTTGTTTGTTGACATAGGTGCAAAGAGCCGTGAAGATGCCGAAAAATGTGTTTCGGTCGGCGATACTGCGGTGCTTATGCAGAATTTTGTCAAACTCGGCGATAAGGTAAACTGCAAGGCGCTTAACGGCAGAGCTGGCGCGTATGTTCTTATAAATGCAATTAAAAATATAAAAAACAACAAAAATGATTTATATTTTGTATTTTCAGCACAGAATACGGTGGGACTGCGCGGTGCTAAAACCTCGGCATTTGACATTGAACCCGATTATGCCGTTGCGGTTGACACTGTTTGCACAGGCGATACGCCCGAGGGAAAAGTTTCGGACATTGCGCTCGGGAACGGCATTGCGGTGAAAGTTAAAGATGCGTCGTTTATAGCGAACAAAGAGGTTAGGGAGCAGATTGTAAAATGTGCCGAAAAAAATAAGATAAAATATCAGATTGCCGTTGCGGAAAACGGCAGAAGCGATGTCGGAAGCGTTCACCTTTCGAAAAGCGGTGTAAAGTCGGGAGCGGTGTCAATTCCCGTGCGATATGCAAACACACCGTGCGA of the Qingrenia yutianensis genome contains:
- a CDS encoding ECF transporter S component; its protein translation is MQKNVTRKIVFTALIIAVTAALKCTASIMLPFAGAGGMRISLSVFFSKLPALMFGPVIGAMSSVLNDVIPAFIKPEGAYIPLLTVTAALGGLMCGFLWKKADKINAEKFKKIFLSAVVVLGILGIINCVFVTFFKDNAYSVIIKSMGEKRYWFVTRGLLAVSLAGAAIFAFDGLVLRKNPDFDEKFIKLLLVLLISNLTVTTLNTFVLRMFIPPLKNLAFFIFYIPRVTEEIIATVIQAYASAYFLRLISKMPFAKEIV
- a CDS encoding sulfite exporter TauE/SafE family protein, with the translated sequence MKKYLKFAVIGITAGLCNGLFGSGGGTVAVPCMEKFLGIKKTKAHASAIAIILPLTVISIFFYTKRGFFNFPLVWQTSLGGVFGGLIGAWVLKKIKPYILARIFGVFLIIAAVRMVF
- a CDS encoding sulfite exporter TauE/SafE family protein, whose amino-acid sequence is MLVSVIAGLLSGVISGMGIGGGAVLIPALTFFLKIEQHTAQCTNLYYFIPTAIAALVIHIKNKNIEFKTAVPITVFGIIGAVLGSFIAVNMPTKLLRRIFAVFLFLMGISQIMTKKSDS
- the murD gene encoding UDP-N-acetylmuramoyl-L-alanine--D-glutamate ligase — encoded protein: MTQNSVKNPKFELFKNEVLGKNVGVLGVGVSNLPLIEFLNGLGAYVTAFDRRTADKFDDGTLEILKKNTKGMVLGEDYLDRLDGMEIIIKTPGIHPNTPQLVRAAENNVIVTSEMEIFVSICPCKTIGVTGSDGKTTTTTLIYEMLKTEGYNCYVGGNIGRPLLADVELITPDDIVILELSSFQLQSMVHSPNIAVVTNIAPNHLDYHKDMNEYINAKKNIFTHQSMDDKLIVNMENEITDAFENEASGEVVKFSLRERPKHGAYVYRSKIYFDDEPILRKADIKLPGEHNVDNYLAAICAVQGLVKKETVSKVARTFGGVPHRLELIREFNGVKFYNDSIASSPTRTAAGLRAFKNKVILIAGGYDKKIPFDGFGEIVVEKTKAVVLVGATAEKIRTEIEKTCEKHGTGEPIITCYTLEEAVKSAYSLADDGDAVLLSPACASFDMFKNFEERGNAFKEIVALLGKEEL
- a CDS encoding M20/M25/M40 family metallo-hydrolase, which codes for MIEQNIEKLTSLCGVSGNEQNVAEAVKGMFEKYCDTVYTDALGSVIGLKKGHGDGKVMIEVHIDEIGLMVTKITDEGFLKFTNIGGIDTRILPGNEVTVHGKKDLFGVVGAIAPHLLSAKELSSVIPKEKLFIDIGMSKSEAEKVVSVGDTVTFNAEFTMLGKRHIASKSQDDRTSVSVLLEVLSQLDETKLPFDLYVVGAVQEEVGLRGSTTVTYGIDPDFAVATDVCHGDTPDASENTFPLGDGTVFEVGPNISKKLAKNIIKSMDENKIKYNIEACGGNTGTDAWAMQICKNGVPTALFSIPLRYMHTPYETVCVDDVKETANAIAQFLKGLKKAGDALC
- a CDS encoding M42 family metallopeptidase; translation: MLKTLTEINAVSGDEDLLAEFIVKNIKPYATDIKIDTMGNVIAFKKGRKGGKLTHMLAAHMDEVGFIITKITENGFLKFEEVGGISDQILLTQRVEIGENKVKGILGVKAVHLQSKDERESLIKKKNMYIDIGAKDKADAEKRVKIGDYATFCSKYTEFGTDKIKAKALDDRVGVYTLLELIKDEYDEDIYFCFTVQEEVGLRGAKIVSHRLNADTCLVLEGTNAADVDGVPKHKQVTVLGDGPALSIMDRASISNKKYNEFIEITAKNEGLKYQYKKTVMGGNDAGSVSTASDGCATAVISLPTRYIHSPISVAKKSDIADMVKLARGVLKNLHKFDLDMKVRF
- a CDS encoding M42 family metallopeptidase, encoding MELLKKLCEAYAPSGDESGICNIIADEIKGYADEIYTDVMGNLIAHKKGNEKKVMYIAHVDEIGITATHIDDNGFIRFGFIGGADKYFMLYRRVVFKNGTAGVVAHEESVKDIKDIEDSNLFVDIGAKSREDAEKCVSVGDTAVLMQNFVKLGDKVNCKALNGRAGAYVLINAIKNIKNNKNDLYFVFSAQNTVGLRGAKTSAFDIEPDYAVAVDTVCTGDTPEGKVSDIALGNGIAVKVKDASFIANKEVREQIVKCAEKNKIKYQIAVAENGRSDVGSVHLSKSGVKSGAVSIPVRYANTPCETADTGDIESAVELVSSLEFE